A part of Eubacterium sp. AB3007 genomic DNA contains:
- a CDS encoding cysteine-rich small domain-containing protein produces MSDIDLSQERFKFFQHRECEFFPCHKTNDPDTFNCLFCYCPLYALGTKCGGNYKITDNGVKDCSGCIFPHVKGNYDKVNARFQDIVEISKQQSEE; encoded by the coding sequence ATGAGCGACATCGATCTGAGCCAGGAACGGTTCAAATTTTTCCAGCATAGGGAGTGTGAGTTTTTCCCATGTCACAAGACAAATGACCCGGATACTTTCAACTGCCTGTTCTGCTATTGTCCGCTGTATGCGTTGGGGACTAAGTGTGGCGGCAACTACAAGATTACCGACAATGGGGTCAAGGATTGCTCTGGGTGCATATTCCCCCACGTAAAGGGCAACTACGACAAGGTCAACGCACGATTCCAGGATATCGTGGAGATCTCGAAGCAGCAGTCGGAGGAGTAG
- a CDS encoding cadherin-like beta sandwich domain-containing protein, translated as MQQTLKRISMLLLAMVMILTFMPKETFAAESGSEGFLSAVRVGAAPGYTVSPAFEGAPGEYTFEMPENITTLAVAPTRSEAGKDATITAKWVNQNTGKESSGKITGNFLNLTGFRKADTASGCSFSLECEKAGETQVYTFTNKVTSHLKGLKMEAGGSTLKYAPAFKQDTMEYAATVLDSTEKVSVEATPYAAGYEVTIAGQKAEDGKAEVALTGETTEIPVVVQGAGFEATTYTISVKKMASCAVRFETTPEDASVYMTDPDGDRVMPAADGTFKVKGGMDYNYTVTKAGYVGQKEKLNVAEDTVRTVTLEKAASNTEIDPSIPSVWPNFRASDNNMAIVDLPTPTSADMTQLNWVNREGSYSWPQILVGDKVVSATGNSLRLIDKKTGKTEQTTAMAGAQNYTNVPMTYKDGVIYCPLDNGAVQAFDAGTLKSLWVFRDPKGGQAQSTVVISDGYAYMGFMNNGNGDVHYACFSITDEDPEKENEIKLPTWTHTQAGGFYWAIPVVVGDYLVIGTENGTTNDKDPGQIISLDKKTGKVMDRLDVTGDVRTAVAYDKATDRYYASTTGGEVVSFSFDKATGKFSDKKSSEAISMLAKCTPVVYKGVVYVGSGNFKSGNMIALDADTLATKWTVPLKGKGQTQGSFILSTAYEEESGYIYLYATYNGLPGGIDMVKVKPDETDAANVVVEQIYDAEGYSQYCNCSLIADENGCLYYKNDTGNVFSVGPVTAAIESLTAEGGTPAWDKEFKKSKDNYNVTVTPGTKSVKFSFVPAEGSTVEMNGKELTGNTCDVKVREGKAELVLTAVSGKNTKTYTVNIRERKEDALATIMVNESNSYGSAKTMSPEFDPEGKAFAVYKAGASRSFENVWVDPSDANATAKVYALSGVPENRLSDKETGEINVTATNNGHHRYACYFDQSNATASPIKLKVVVTAESGEVTKEYLLTITKASYADSEDAQKLCDSMDPSAYVGAAKDAVAEAKENLQKALESGTPAQITEAMTAAQKVLNENKTTAELLEEQEKKLAQAMAELETAKQDIKDAQESADNAMEAAENAQKAAEDAQKDAQQKIDEANQSIEDLKKALDEEKDKTKDLEARLDEALKQVEAAQQAAEKAQKAAEAAQKAADKAQASAGGASKQASSASATAGTAVKKADKVAATQAKVQTVKKFKTKAKKHKKAVLSWKKNTNVSGYQVARANKKKGSFKVIAQLDGTSKAKFKDTKLKKGKKYFYKVRTFTKVGGKTVYGKWSPVKKIKAKK; from the coding sequence ATGCAACAGACACTGAAGAGAATTAGCATGCTCCTTTTGGCGATGGTCATGATTCTGACCTTCATGCCAAAGGAGACCTTTGCTGCAGAGAGTGGATCCGAGGGATTCCTGTCGGCGGTAAGAGTAGGGGCGGCACCCGGCTATACGGTGAGCCCCGCGTTCGAGGGGGCTCCCGGGGAATACACCTTTGAGATGCCGGAGAACATAACCACTCTTGCCGTTGCGCCTACCAGATCGGAGGCCGGCAAAGATGCTACGATCACAGCCAAATGGGTGAACCAGAATACCGGAAAGGAATCATCTGGTAAGATCACCGGGAACTTCCTGAATCTTACAGGTTTCCGAAAGGCGGACACCGCTTCCGGCTGCAGCTTCAGCCTGGAGTGTGAGAAGGCCGGGGAGACTCAGGTCTACACCTTCACCAACAAGGTGACCAGTCATCTGAAGGGGCTGAAGATGGAGGCAGGCGGAAGTACACTGAAGTATGCCCCTGCTTTCAAACAGGACACCATGGAATACGCTGCGACCGTTCTGGACAGCACAGAGAAGGTGAGCGTAGAAGCAACGCCGTATGCGGCAGGCTATGAGGTGACCATCGCAGGGCAGAAGGCAGAGGATGGGAAAGCCGAAGTTGCTTTGACAGGAGAGACCACCGAGATTCCCGTTGTCGTACAGGGAGCTGGCTTTGAGGCGACCACCTACACGATCAGTGTGAAGAAGATGGCGTCCTGCGCTGTCAGATTTGAGACAACTCCGGAGGACGCCAGTGTTTACATGACCGATCCGGATGGGGACCGGGTGATGCCTGCCGCCGACGGCACATTCAAGGTGAAGGGAGGTATGGACTATAATTATACTGTGACCAAGGCTGGCTACGTTGGACAGAAAGAGAAACTCAACGTGGCAGAGGACACTGTGCGGACAGTCACTCTGGAGAAAGCCGCCTCCAATACGGAGATCGATCCTTCTATTCCCTCTGTTTGGCCCAATTTCCGCGCCAGCGACAACAACATGGCGATCGTGGATCTTCCAACACCGACATCTGCGGACATGACACAACTAAACTGGGTCAACCGGGAGGGTAGTTATTCCTGGCCGCAGATTCTGGTGGGAGACAAAGTCGTCTCAGCAACTGGCAATTCGCTCCGCCTGATCGACAAAAAGACCGGAAAGACGGAGCAGACCACTGCCATGGCAGGGGCACAGAACTACACAAACGTCCCCATGACCTACAAAGATGGCGTCATTTACTGTCCGCTGGACAACGGTGCAGTGCAGGCATTTGACGCCGGTACGCTGAAATCCCTGTGGGTGTTCAGAGATCCCAAGGGGGGACAGGCGCAGAGCACTGTAGTTATCTCCGATGGATACGCCTACATGGGCTTCATGAACAACGGTAACGGAGATGTGCATTACGCCTGCTTCTCCATTACAGACGAGGATCCGGAGAAGGAGAATGAGATCAAGCTCCCGACATGGACCCATACGCAGGCAGGTGGCTTCTATTGGGCCATCCCAGTGGTGGTTGGAGACTATCTGGTGATCGGTACAGAAAACGGTACCACTAACGATAAGGATCCTGGACAGATCATTTCCCTCGACAAGAAGACGGGAAAGGTGATGGATCGCCTGGACGTGACCGGAGATGTGCGTACAGCCGTCGCCTATGACAAGGCAACGGATCGGTATTATGCCTCCACGACAGGTGGAGAGGTGGTATCCTTCAGTTTCGATAAGGCGACCGGCAAGTTTAGCGACAAGAAGAGTTCGGAAGCCATATCGATGCTGGCGAAATGTACGCCGGTGGTCTACAAGGGTGTCGTCTATGTGGGATCTGGTAATTTCAAGAGTGGAAACATGATCGCTCTCGATGCGGATACCCTGGCAACAAAGTGGACAGTACCGCTCAAGGGCAAGGGCCAGACTCAGGGATCCTTCATCCTTTCCACCGCTTATGAAGAGGAGAGCGGATACATCTATCTGTATGCGACCTATAACGGTCTGCCTGGAGGCATTGACATGGTCAAGGTCAAGCCGGACGAGACGGATGCAGCCAATGTCGTCGTGGAACAGATCTACGATGCGGAAGGCTATTCTCAATACTGCAATTGCAGTCTGATCGCAGATGAGAACGGATGTCTGTACTACAAGAACGACACTGGGAATGTATTCTCGGTAGGTCCGGTCACAGCAGCGATCGAGTCTTTGACAGCAGAGGGTGGCACCCCGGCATGGGACAAGGAGTTCAAGAAGTCCAAGGACAACTACAACGTGACCGTCACGCCGGGCACCAAGAGCGTGAAATTCAGCTTTGTGCCGGCCGAAGGAAGCACTGTGGAGATGAATGGCAAGGAGCTCACCGGCAACACCTGTGACGTGAAGGTCAGAGAGGGAAAGGCCGAGCTGGTCCTTACCGCTGTTTCCGGAAAGAACACCAAGACCTATACGGTGAATATCCGCGAAAGGAAGGAAGACGCTCTGGCAACCATCATGGTCAACGAGTCAAACTCTTACGGCAGTGCCAAGACCATGAGTCCGGAGTTCGATCCGGAAGGAAAGGCATTTGCCGTATATAAGGCAGGGGCCTCCCGTAGTTTCGAAAACGTTTGGGTAGATCCCAGTGATGCCAATGCGACTGCAAAGGTCTACGCCCTCTCCGGTGTTCCTGAGAACAGACTGAGTGACAAGGAGACCGGTGAGATCAATGTCACTGCGACAAACAACGGTCACCATCGGTATGCCTGCTACTTCGATCAGTCAAACGCTACCGCATCGCCGATCAAGCTGAAAGTCGTGGTCACCGCTGAGTCTGGGGAAGTCACCAAGGAATATCTGCTGACCATTACCAAGGCGTCCTATGCGGATAGCGAAGACGCACAGAAGCTTTGTGACAGCATGGACCCATCCGCCTATGTCGGTGCCGCCAAGGACGCAGTTGCTGAGGCCAAGGAGAATCTGCAGAAGGCGCTGGAAAGCGGAACACCTGCCCAGATCACAGAGGCTATGACCGCTGCGCAGAAGGTGCTCAACGAGAACAAGACAACGGCGGAACTTCTGGAAGAGCAGGAGAAGAAGCTGGCGCAGGCAATGGCGGAACTGGAAACCGCCAAGCAGGATATCAAGGACGCGCAGGAATCTGCGGACAACGCCATGGAGGCAGCAGAAAATGCACAGAAGGCCGCCGAGGACGCACAGAAGGATGCGCAGCAGAAGATTGATGAAGCTAATCAATCTATCGAGGATCTGAAGAAGGCGCTGGATGAGGAAAAGGACAAGACTAAGGATCTGGAAGCCAGGCTGGATGAAGCGCTGAAACAGGTCGAGGCAGCACAGCAGGCCGCGGAGAAGGCGCAGAAAGCTGCCGAGGCTGCACAGAAGGCCGCCGACAAAGCACAGGCTTCTGCAGGAGGAGCAAGCAAGCAGGCGTCTTCCGCAAGCGCAACAGCAGGAACTGCCGTCAAGAAAGCCGATAAGGTAGCTGCCACACAGGCGAAGGTACAGACTGTCAAGAAGTTTAAGACAAAGGCCAAGAAACACAAGAAGGCTGTCCTTTCCTGGAAGAAAAACACCAATGTCAGCGGCTATCAGGTCGCCCGTGCCAACAAGAAGAAAGGCTCCTTCAAGGTGATCGCTCAGCTGGACGGAACTAGCAAGGCAAAGTTCAAGGATACGAAGCTTAAGAAGGGGAAAAAGTATTTCTACAAGGTGCGCACCTTCACTAAGGTGGGCGGCAAGACCGTCTACGGAAAGTGGTCGCCTGTGAAGAAGATCAAGGCAAAGAAGTAA
- a CDS encoding fibronectin type III domain-containing protein, with the protein MSMNKKMLRGGRTAFLGALLTVTFCLLCSAFVYAEQGDTVTVYMTISNDSEFVAGNNADGTIMARVPVEVPYMDLKDYGLEDFYRYEAKSFDEGGGYTDEKVLVERPTLLMAYIKALGDYYLGRELTSEDVGTEALTIEGGPCSLFMPWFWGHDQNFLYYVNHSFPLMAKGVGATADYILLEDGDEVDVAMFSDWNAYQVGAFAFFADDGGEVTVDAGKPFQLRLRRVGTQEQDPEETAPVFPMPGETLRVSRDEGYHWSPEDGFVTDEKGNATLSFDEPGRYLISAGPHFLWQDSVEGGSNPCVAPPISVVTVKGDDPGAEPTPKPEKPANTKPATKPAPKGPAKANTARFTPAKVSLSKVKKGKKKLTVSWKRLPKNVSGYQIQCTPVKGGKAKVVNVKQGKKKTLKKVVKGLKKKQTYTVRIRAFRKAAGKTWYGPWSVTKKAKVK; encoded by the coding sequence ATGAGTATGAATAAGAAAATGCTCCGGGGAGGCAGGACCGCCTTCCTGGGAGCACTGCTCACTGTGACATTTTGTCTCCTGTGCTCCGCGTTCGTTTATGCGGAGCAGGGAGATACAGTCACTGTTTACATGACCATCAGCAATGACAGTGAATTCGTTGCCGGAAACAATGCGGATGGTACCATCATGGCCAGGGTTCCGGTGGAGGTACCCTATATGGATCTGAAGGATTACGGCCTGGAAGATTTCTATCGCTACGAGGCCAAGAGTTTTGACGAGGGGGGCGGGTATACCGATGAAAAGGTCCTTGTTGAAAGGCCAACTCTCCTGATGGCATACATCAAGGCACTGGGCGACTACTACCTGGGAAGAGAGCTGACATCTGAGGATGTGGGCACTGAAGCGTTGACCATCGAAGGCGGGCCCTGTAGCCTGTTCATGCCATGGTTCTGGGGACACGATCAGAATTTTCTCTACTATGTGAATCACTCTTTCCCCCTGATGGCGAAAGGAGTGGGAGCCACTGCGGATTATATTCTCCTGGAGGATGGAGATGAGGTGGATGTGGCGATGTTCTCGGATTGGAACGCATATCAGGTGGGGGCGTTTGCCTTTTTCGCCGATGATGGCGGTGAGGTGACTGTGGATGCCGGAAAGCCCTTCCAACTGAGGCTTCGGAGGGTTGGCACTCAGGAACAGGATCCAGAGGAGACAGCACCGGTCTTTCCCATGCCGGGTGAGACACTGCGTGTCAGCCGGGACGAGGGATACCACTGGAGCCCCGAGGATGGGTTCGTAACGGATGAGAAGGGGAATGCGACGTTATCCTTTGACGAGCCGGGCAGATATCTCATCAGTGCCGGTCCGCATTTCCTGTGGCAGGACTCTGTAGAAGGAGGCAGCAACCCTTGCGTTGCGCCACCCATATCGGTGGTGACAGTGAAGGGGGATGATCCCGGAGCGGAGCCTACGCCAAAGCCTGAGAAACCGGCGAACACAAAGCCTGCGACCAAACCGGCCCCGAAAGGTCCGGCAAAGGCCAATACTGCCCGATTCACTCCAGCAAAAGTATCTTTGTCTAAGGTAAAGAAGGGCAAGAAGAAACTCACTGTGAGCTGGAAACGGCTGCCGAAGAACGTCTCCGGATACCAGATCCAATGCACCCCGGTGAAGGGTGGCAAGGCGAAGGTCGTCAACGTGAAACAGGGAAAGAAAAAGACCCTGAAAAAGGTGGTAAAGGGACTAAAGAAAAAACAGACGTATACGGTCAGGATCCGGGCCTTCCGCAAAGCCGCGGGTAAGACCTGGTACGGTCCCTGGTCCGTAACGAAGAAAGCAAAGGTGAAGTAA
- a CDS encoding MoxR family ATPase, whose product MSDIITAIQSETCKAILGKEDIVRKVLAVIIAGGHILLEDIPGVGKTTLALAFSKSMNLKFNRVQFTPDVVPSDITGFTVYNKETGAFDYKPGAAMCNILLADEINRTSSKTQSSLLEVMQEGSITVDGQTRKVPEPFIVIATQNPIGTAGTQMLPEAQLDRFMIQTSIGYPDAAAEINILKDRRETDPLASIRSVAGAEAIMAMRAQCRKVYIHDKIYEYITALCRATREHELLRLGISPRGALALCAMSQSWAYLNRRGYVVPQDVREVFPDVARHRLLLHSRAHVQNREQGSIIQEILEKVPAPDVKP is encoded by the coding sequence ATGAGCGATATAATTACAGCCATTCAGAGCGAAACATGCAAGGCGATCCTTGGCAAGGAAGACATCGTCAGGAAAGTTCTGGCGGTGATCATTGCCGGTGGACACATCCTGTTGGAGGATATTCCGGGTGTGGGGAAGACTACCCTTGCCTTGGCCTTCAGCAAGTCCATGAATCTGAAGTTCAACCGTGTCCAGTTCACACCGGACGTAGTACCCTCTGACATCACTGGATTTACCGTCTATAACAAGGAGACAGGTGCCTTCGACTACAAGCCCGGCGCCGCTATGTGCAACATCCTTCTTGCCGATGAGATCAATCGTACCTCCAGCAAGACACAGTCATCTTTGCTGGAGGTTATGCAGGAGGGGAGCATCACCGTGGACGGACAGACCCGAAAGGTGCCGGAGCCCTTCATCGTCATCGCGACCCAGAACCCAATCGGCACGGCAGGCACCCAGATGCTCCCGGAAGCACAGCTGGACCGTTTCATGATCCAGACGTCTATCGGATATCCGGATGCGGCGGCCGAGATCAACATCCTGAAAGACCGTCGTGAGACAGATCCTCTGGCAAGCATCCGCAGCGTTGCCGGCGCGGAGGCGATCATGGCCATGCGTGCCCAGTGCCGGAAGGTCTACATCCACGACAAGATCTATGAGTACATTACCGCCCTTTGCCGCGCGACACGGGAGCACGAGCTGCTCCGACTGGGGATCAGCCCTCGCGGTGCCCTGGCCCTCTGTGCCATGAGTCAGAGCTGGGCTTATCTGAACCGACGGGGGTATGTGGTGCCTCAGGACGTTCGGGAGGTGTTCCCCGATGTGGCCAGACACAGGCTACTGCTCCACTCCCGAGCGCATGTGCAGAACAGAGAGCAGGGATCCATTATTCAGGAGATCCTGGAGAAGGTGCCTGCTCCAGATGTGAAACCATGA
- a CDS encoding DUF58 domain-containing protein, whose product MKKTKIIFLLWILAFLLIYLRYGAASSILAVLFAVLYAGLAFLITRVSGRHLEIDITGSGMVEKDAVMPGTICIRNKARFPVFLAEGRVSARNLLTGEEQILPLAVSLWPRQSREECVQIREKYCGRIDMTVEDVRIYDPLKLFGRHLDVAGTGTGFVAPAISSMEIPAEYLDSYDMESYQYSQYEKGNDTGEVFGIRDYQEGDSPKQIHWKLSAKMDDLVVKIPSYPIENNILLILDNLLSPEAEVSPADRSKLMELFWSLSACLLEKGMTHSVGWYDGKAAIFRRQEIKDREAMWNTMPDALSCGFGRSEYSTVYRYLESLEDRGFSNHFLVTAQEERDIDRLENYGAVKVFRTTQ is encoded by the coding sequence ATGAAGAAAACAAAGATCATATTCCTGCTGTGGATCCTGGCTTTCCTGTTGATCTACCTGCGATACGGTGCAGCATCGTCGATATTGGCGGTGCTCTTTGCCGTACTTTACGCAGGGCTGGCTTTTCTGATCACCAGGGTGAGCGGCCGTCACCTGGAAATCGACATTACGGGGAGCGGCATGGTGGAGAAGGATGCGGTGATGCCCGGTACCATCTGCATCCGGAACAAAGCCCGGTTTCCCGTGTTCCTGGCAGAAGGACGCGTGTCTGCCCGAAACCTCCTCACAGGAGAAGAGCAGATCCTGCCCCTGGCGGTCTCCCTCTGGCCCAGGCAAAGCAGGGAAGAGTGCGTACAGATCAGGGAGAAATACTGCGGACGCATCGACATGACCGTAGAGGATGTTCGGATCTATGACCCTCTGAAACTGTTTGGAAGGCACTTGGATGTCGCGGGCACCGGCACGGGATTCGTGGCTCCGGCTATCTCTTCTATGGAGATCCCTGCAGAGTATCTGGACTCTTATGACATGGAGAGTTATCAGTATTCCCAGTACGAAAAAGGGAATGATACCGGAGAGGTGTTCGGGATCCGGGATTATCAGGAAGGGGACAGCCCCAAGCAGATCCATTGGAAGCTGTCTGCCAAGATGGACGATCTGGTGGTGAAGATCCCCTCTTATCCGATCGAGAACAACATCCTTCTGATCCTGGATAACCTGCTGTCACCGGAAGCTGAGGTGAGTCCGGCGGATAGGAGCAAACTGATGGAACTGTTCTGGTCCCTGTCCGCCTGCCTGCTTGAGAAGGGGATGACCCACAGCGTCGGCTGGTATGATGGAAAGGCGGCAATTTTCCGGCGCCAGGAGATCAAGGACAGGGAGGCGATGTGGAACACCATGCCCGATGCGCTGAGCTGCGGATTTGGACGCAGCGAGTATTCCACGGTTTATCGATACCTTGAGTCTCTGGAGGACAGGGGCTTCAGCAATCACTTCCTCGTGACCGCACAGGAAGAACGTGATATTGACAGGTTGGAGAATTACGGTGCAGTTAAAGTATTCAGAACAACACAGTAG
- a CDS encoding transglutaminase-like domain-containing protein, with protein MQLKYSEQHSSWQQNVADAISALALSVSFVALWVSGLGLEWSFGRILKGNPLKGLLSAWNQLAEALGKSVYMLLPRFSGGYSDAGEAMPTGAFLTLSALLLAGLIFLMIRSRMRPWLLLFLLPWIFLMFVADIAPGFPYMLAFTGALAVAWVQMGGGTFRQGTAIASIALVLAMTLGIGVWVDRAYSFDPAGLTGRTGALMERVLHARYGSGALKNGQLNSLSGKALAKERGSLSKRQSVLTGGSKDKTKTALEVKGKEMDSYYLRGYVGEKYRGNRWESLQTSVYYEGRDTLYWLNKGGFDGLSQMSNVAALVDEEAEKKALSIKVKHADRSQLYIPYEMRGTAKILPKGSRNYAGSFLGSSRLFGSRSYKLDCENNMTGSWTDWVGQLYSAGFSPEISDYFRNESHYNVWCYQKDTEVPEQLWETLYTELGDPGEQTGNHMDYKEAISITQDYLAQNYVYSDNFRKMSRKKDFLAGFLKSRKGCDVHYASLATMIFRYYRIPARYVEGYLLTPADVEKGSKVELGQSHQHAWTEIYVDGYGWVPIETCPDYQGIMEEADMETGLESMSYDSTMQETPPPESDEADESEDLDNVSKLLRKIGLVVGIAMLALFLLVFLFFLGRRGWKAWRRHKDFTHPQPRHGICAMYGYMLEEKLPLSETAVTIGDAAAFSPLEMEEKHRTQMKDELVLSKVKGKRARKEERKRKWKERKLPKPWKRRKERRA; from the coding sequence GTGCAGTTAAAGTATTCAGAACAACACAGTAGCTGGCAGCAGAACGTTGCGGATGCCATCTCGGCACTGGCCCTCAGTGTCTCTTTTGTAGCACTCTGGGTAAGCGGTCTGGGGTTGGAGTGGTCCTTTGGCCGAATCCTGAAGGGGAATCCACTGAAAGGGCTTCTCAGTGCATGGAATCAGTTGGCAGAAGCGTTGGGAAAGAGCGTCTACATGCTGCTGCCCAGATTCAGCGGTGGTTACAGCGATGCCGGGGAAGCAATGCCCACCGGCGCGTTCCTGACACTGTCCGCTCTTTTACTCGCAGGTCTGATCTTCCTCATGATCCGAAGCAGAATGCGCCCTTGGTTGTTGCTCTTCCTGCTGCCATGGATCTTCCTGATGTTTGTTGCGGATATCGCGCCGGGATTCCCCTATATGCTGGCGTTTACAGGTGCGCTTGCTGTGGCCTGGGTACAGATGGGAGGAGGTACCTTCCGCCAGGGGACGGCGATTGCCTCGATCGCCCTGGTCCTGGCCATGACGCTGGGAATCGGTGTTTGGGTAGATCGTGCCTATTCCTTTGATCCCGCAGGGCTTACCGGCAGGACCGGTGCCCTCATGGAACGGGTCCTGCATGCCCGCTACGGCAGTGGTGCCCTGAAGAACGGTCAACTGAACAGTCTCTCCGGTAAGGCACTGGCCAAGGAAAGAGGCAGTCTGTCGAAGCGGCAGAGCGTGCTCACCGGTGGCAGCAAGGACAAGACCAAGACGGCGCTGGAAGTGAAGGGGAAGGAGATGGATTCCTACTATCTGCGGGGATACGTAGGAGAAAAATACAGGGGAAACCGCTGGGAATCACTGCAGACCAGCGTCTATTACGAGGGGCGAGATACTCTGTATTGGCTCAACAAGGGAGGGTTCGATGGGCTGTCCCAGATGAGCAACGTAGCCGCCCTGGTGGATGAAGAAGCAGAGAAGAAGGCTTTGTCCATCAAGGTGAAGCATGCTGACCGCTCGCAACTCTACATCCCCTACGAGATGAGGGGGACGGCGAAGATACTGCCGAAGGGAAGCCGGAACTACGCGGGTAGTTTCCTGGGGTCGTCACGGCTCTTTGGGAGCCGTTCATACAAGCTGGATTGTGAGAATAACATGACAGGCAGCTGGACGGACTGGGTCGGACAGTTATACTCGGCGGGATTCAGCCCGGAGATAAGCGACTACTTCCGCAACGAGAGCCACTATAACGTCTGGTGCTACCAGAAGGATACCGAGGTGCCGGAACAGCTCTGGGAAACCCTCTACACGGAATTGGGGGATCCCGGGGAGCAGACCGGTAACCACATGGACTACAAGGAAGCCATCTCAATCACCCAGGACTACCTGGCACAGAATTATGTGTATTCGGATAACTTCAGGAAGATGAGCCGAAAGAAGGACTTCCTCGCCGGTTTTCTGAAGTCCCGCAAGGGCTGCGATGTACACTACGCCAGTCTGGCCACCATGATCTTCCGGTATTACAGGATCCCTGCCCGCTACGTGGAAGGATACCTGCTGACCCCGGCGGATGTGGAGAAGGGCAGCAAGGTCGAGCTTGGTCAAAGCCACCAGCACGCCTGGACGGAGATCTATGTAGACGGTTACGGATGGGTCCCCATCGAGACCTGCCCGGACTACCAGGGAATCATGGAAGAGGCAGATATGGAAACCGGTCTGGAATCCATGTCCTATGACAGCACGATGCAGGAAACTCCACCACCGGAGTCGGATGAGGCGGACGAGAGCGAAGATCTGGACAACGTAAGCAAGCTGCTTCGGAAGATCGGCCTGGTAGTCGGGATCGCCATGCTGGCGCTGTTTCTGCTGGTGTTCCTTTTCTTCCTTGGCCGCAGGGGGTGGAAGGCCTGGAGAAGGCACAAAGACTTCACGCATCCGCAACCGCGGCACGGGATCTGCGCCATGTACGGGTACATGCTCGAGGAGAAGCTGCCTCTCAGTGAAACGGCTGTGACCATCGGGGACGCAGCGGCCTTCAGCCCGTTGGAGATGGAGGAAAAACACCGGACACAGATGAAGGACGAACTGGTCCTCAGCAAGGTGAAGGGGAAGCGTGCGCGGAAGGAAGAACGTAAGAGAAAATGGAAGGAACGTAAACTGCCGAAGCCTTGGAAGAGAAGAAAGGAGAGGCGTGCATGA